Proteins encoded in a region of the Sceloporus undulatus isolate JIND9_A2432 ecotype Alabama chromosome 11, SceUnd_v1.1, whole genome shotgun sequence genome:
- the MKS1 gene encoding Meckel syndrome type 1 protein isoform X1 — protein sequence MAEAAGLWNQDTGLAVYRSRDPVGNLRVRVGLRRVTSSSLFLHQLQAPSGQQPISLATLGTQNAAAGGHCPEEEKEEAMVGWQEKLFSQFEVDLYQNESACQTPLDRQYHQDVLKLEGSGGRKNRRIFTYTDHDRFTNLEEHGQRVTTSADETPSYLAERMANVRRRRQERRPMEGTGLKSRIITWEPSEEFIKNNHVLNTPVQTMYIMGDLGPSGKLGCREYEHVLCTIKVDSNGVITVKPDFTGTKGPYRIELEGEKREVWSFTLENASPQVEEEEAAREQRVFKDLYSRHKEYLSGLVGSDFEMTLPGALRLFVNGEIVSAQGYEYDNLYVHFFMELPSCWSCPPSQPLSGVTQTCATKTCGRERVAFFSFPFTLEVFFSQEDELEGPLPQWPVLYFEVLSLDFWQRYRVEGYGFVVLPATPGLHTLTVPTWRPVELGTFSELQRFFIGGSPELEDLTYTRVPSTFTGDRLSRFGFRTKTTGSVTFRLNCLQQSKAFLESSSMRKRMRSVLDRLGGFGQHGSLYNVLEAFQRARRRMQEARESLPQDLIRTSASSTAHLAGGES from the exons ATGGCGGAGGCGGCGGGGCTTTGGAACCAGGACACCGGCCTGGCCGTCTACCGATCCCGGGACCCCGTCGGGAACCTCCGCGTCAG GGTGGGCCTCCGTCGGGTGACCTCCTCCAGCCTCTTCCTCCATCAGCTCCAGGCACCCTCCGGCCAGCAACCCATCAGCCTGGCCACCCTCGGCACCCAAAACGCGGCTGCAG GTGGCCATTGTccggaggaggagaaagaagaggcaatgGTCGGCTGGCAGGAGAAGCTCTTCAGCCAG TTTGAGGTGGACCTCTACCAGAACGAGTCTGCCTGCCAGACCCCCCTCGACCGCCAGTACCACCAAGACGTCCTGAAGCTGGAAGGGTCTGGCGGAAGGAAGAACAGACGCATCTTCACCTACACGGATCACGACCGCTTCACCAACCTGGAAGAG CACGGCCAGAGAGTGACCACATCTGCTGACGAAACGCCGTCCTACTTGGCCGAGCGCATGGCCAACgtgaggaggaggcggcaggagCGCAGGCCCAT GGAAGGAACTGGCCTGAAGTCCCGAATCATCACCTGGGAGCCGTCGGAGGAATTCATCAAGAACAACCACGTCCTCAACACCCCTGTCCAGACCATGTACATCATGGGGGACTTGGGACCCTCGGGCAA GCTCGGCTGTCGGGAATATGAGCACGTCCTCTGCACCATCAAGGTGGACAGCAATGGTGTCATCACTGTCAAGCCAGATTTCACTGGCACAAAAGGGCCGTACAG GATCGAGTTGGAAGGAGAGAAGCGGGAAGTGTGGAGCTTCACCCTGGAGAATGCCTCGCcccaggtggaggaagaggaggcggcccGGGAGCAGCGTGTCTTCAAGGAT TTGTACAGTCGTCACAAGGAGTATCTCAGCGGACTTGTGGGCTCTGACTTTGAGATG ACTCTTCCTGGTGCTCTCCGACTCTTTGTGAATGGTGAAATTG TATCTGCTCAAGGCTATGAGTATGACAACCTCTACGTCCACTTCTTCATGGAGCTCCCCAGCT GCTGGTcctgtcctccatcccagccCCTCTCCGGAGTGACTCAGACCTGCGCTACCAAGACGTGTGGCAGG gAACGGGtggctttcttctccttccctttcaccCTGGAGGTTTTCTTCAGCCAAGAAGATGAGTTGGAAG GGCCTCTTCCCCAGTGGCCAGTCCTGTACTTTGAGGTTCTCTCCTTGGATTTCTGGCAGAGGTATCGTGTCGAAGGCTATGGCTTTGTTGTCCTGCCAGCCACGCCAG GGCTTCATACCTTGACTGTTCCCACTTGGCGTCCTGTGGAGCTTGGCACTTTCTCAGAGCTGCAGCGGTTTTTCATTGGAGGTTCGCCTGAGCTGGAGGATCTGACCTACACCAGGGTGCCCAGCACCTTCACG GGCGACCGCCTCAGCCGCTTTGGTTTCCGCACGAAGACGACGGGCAGTGTCACCTTCCGCCTGAACTGCCTGCAGCAGTCCAA GGCCTTCCTGGAATCCAGCTCCATGAGGAAACGCATGCGGAGCGTCCTGGACCGGCTGGGCGGCTTTGGTCAGCACGGCTCCCTCTACAATGTCCTGG AGGCCTTCCAGCGCGCCCGGCGCCGGATGCAAGAGGCCCGAGAGAGCCTTCCCCAGGACCTGATCCGCACCTCGGCCTCCTCCACTGCCCACCTGGCAGGAGGGGAGTCCTGA
- the MKS1 gene encoding Meckel syndrome type 1 protein isoform X2, giving the protein MVGWQEKLFSQFEVDLYQNESACQTPLDRQYHQDVLKLEGSGGRKNRRIFTYTDHDRFTNLEEHGQRVTTSADETPSYLAERMANVRRRRQERRPMEGTGLKSRIITWEPSEEFIKNNHVLNTPVQTMYIMGDLGPSGKLGCREYEHVLCTIKVDSNGVITVKPDFTGTKGPYRIELEGEKREVWSFTLENASPQVEEEEAAREQRVFKDLYSRHKEYLSGLVGSDFEMTLPGALRLFVNGEIVSAQGYEYDNLYVHFFMELPSCWSCPPSQPLSGVTQTCATKTCGRERVAFFSFPFTLEVFFSQEDELEGPLPQWPVLYFEVLSLDFWQRYRVEGYGFVVLPATPGLHTLTVPTWRPVELGTFSELQRFFIGGSPELEDLTYTRVPSTFTGDRLSRFGFRTKTTGSVTFRLNCLQQSKAFLESSSMRKRMRSVLDRLGGFGQHGSLYNVLEAFQRARRRMQEARESLPQDLIRTSASSTAHLAGGES; this is encoded by the exons atgGTCGGCTGGCAGGAGAAGCTCTTCAGCCAG TTTGAGGTGGACCTCTACCAGAACGAGTCTGCCTGCCAGACCCCCCTCGACCGCCAGTACCACCAAGACGTCCTGAAGCTGGAAGGGTCTGGCGGAAGGAAGAACAGACGCATCTTCACCTACACGGATCACGACCGCTTCACCAACCTGGAAGAG CACGGCCAGAGAGTGACCACATCTGCTGACGAAACGCCGTCCTACTTGGCCGAGCGCATGGCCAACgtgaggaggaggcggcaggagCGCAGGCCCAT GGAAGGAACTGGCCTGAAGTCCCGAATCATCACCTGGGAGCCGTCGGAGGAATTCATCAAGAACAACCACGTCCTCAACACCCCTGTCCAGACCATGTACATCATGGGGGACTTGGGACCCTCGGGCAA GCTCGGCTGTCGGGAATATGAGCACGTCCTCTGCACCATCAAGGTGGACAGCAATGGTGTCATCACTGTCAAGCCAGATTTCACTGGCACAAAAGGGCCGTACAG GATCGAGTTGGAAGGAGAGAAGCGGGAAGTGTGGAGCTTCACCCTGGAGAATGCCTCGCcccaggtggaggaagaggaggcggcccGGGAGCAGCGTGTCTTCAAGGAT TTGTACAGTCGTCACAAGGAGTATCTCAGCGGACTTGTGGGCTCTGACTTTGAGATG ACTCTTCCTGGTGCTCTCCGACTCTTTGTGAATGGTGAAATTG TATCTGCTCAAGGCTATGAGTATGACAACCTCTACGTCCACTTCTTCATGGAGCTCCCCAGCT GCTGGTcctgtcctccatcccagccCCTCTCCGGAGTGACTCAGACCTGCGCTACCAAGACGTGTGGCAGG gAACGGGtggctttcttctccttccctttcaccCTGGAGGTTTTCTTCAGCCAAGAAGATGAGTTGGAAG GGCCTCTTCCCCAGTGGCCAGTCCTGTACTTTGAGGTTCTCTCCTTGGATTTCTGGCAGAGGTATCGTGTCGAAGGCTATGGCTTTGTTGTCCTGCCAGCCACGCCAG GGCTTCATACCTTGACTGTTCCCACTTGGCGTCCTGTGGAGCTTGGCACTTTCTCAGAGCTGCAGCGGTTTTTCATTGGAGGTTCGCCTGAGCTGGAGGATCTGACCTACACCAGGGTGCCCAGCACCTTCACG GGCGACCGCCTCAGCCGCTTTGGTTTCCGCACGAAGACGACGGGCAGTGTCACCTTCCGCCTGAACTGCCTGCAGCAGTCCAA GGCCTTCCTGGAATCCAGCTCCATGAGGAAACGCATGCGGAGCGTCCTGGACCGGCTGGGCGGCTTTGGTCAGCACGGCTCCCTCTACAATGTCCTGG AGGCCTTCCAGCGCGCCCGGCGCCGGATGCAAGAGGCCCGAGAGAGCCTTCCCCAGGACCTGATCCGCACCTCGGCCTCCTCCACTGCCCACCTGGCAGGAGGGGAGTCCTGA